From Nonlabens sp. Ci31, the proteins below share one genomic window:
- a CDS encoding ABC transporter ATP-binding protein, translating to MIKAVQIYKSFGDLQVLKGVDLEIKAGEIASVVGSSGAGKTTLLHILGTLEKPDLRTGSSLEIDGTDMMNLSGKQLNKFRNKSLGFIFQFHQLLPEFTALENVCIPAYIANTDKSEAEKRAKELLSYLKLSDRMDHKPGALSGGEQQRVAVARALINNPKVIFADEPTGNLDSATAHDLHELIFQLRKEFNQTFVIVTHNEELADLADRKLVMSDGKFL from the coding sequence ATGATTAAAGCAGTACAGATTTATAAAAGTTTTGGTGATTTACAAGTGCTTAAAGGCGTAGATCTAGAAATTAAAGCTGGTGAAATAGCTAGTGTTGTCGGTAGTTCAGGTGCTGGTAAAACCACCTTATTACATATTCTAGGTACCTTAGAAAAACCAGATCTCAGAACCGGTAGTAGTCTTGAAATAGATGGTACAGACATGATGAATCTTAGTGGTAAACAGCTTAATAAATTTAGAAATAAATCACTTGGCTTTATATTCCAATTTCATCAATTATTACCTGAATTTACAGCTTTAGAAAACGTTTGCATCCCTGCTTACATTGCAAACACTGATAAATCAGAAGCTGAGAAACGAGCTAAAGAGCTCCTTTCTTATCTCAAATTATCAGATCGAATGGATCACAAGCCAGGCGCGCTTTCTGGCGGTGAACAACAACGTGTTGCCGTTGCAAGAGCTTTAATAAACAATCCTAAGGTAATCTTTGCAGACGAACCTACAGGAAACCTGGACAGCGCAACAGCTCACGACCTCCATGAATTGATTTTTCAATTGAGGAAAGAATTCAATCAGACTTTTGTTATTGTTACTCATAATGAAGAACTCGCAGACCTCGCAGACCGCAAACTGGTAATGAGTGATGGTAAATTTCTATAA
- a CDS encoding TIGR02757 family protein: MNRKELKEFLDVKVEQYNTPDFIPHDPIQIPHLFTDKKDIEIASFLVATIAWGNRKSIINNANKLMTLLDQSPADFIRNHEESDLDRFDGFVHRTFNSEDCKTFMRSLQHLEKKHDGLEHAFAKAYQEKANLQEAISQFKTSFFEVDHLPRTQKHVSDPMKNSSAKRINMFLRWMVRKDNAGVDFGIWNSIPMSALSLPLDVHTGNVARKLKLLKRKQNDAKAVAELDKILRIFDPKDPIKYDFALFGLGAFKEL; the protein is encoded by the coding sequence ATGAACCGAAAAGAACTTAAAGAATTTCTCGATGTTAAAGTCGAGCAATACAACACCCCAGATTTTATACCTCACGATCCTATTCAGATACCGCATCTTTTTACTGATAAAAAGGATATAGAAATAGCAAGCTTTCTTGTCGCCACCATTGCATGGGGAAATCGCAAGTCCATTATCAATAATGCCAACAAATTGATGACGCTCCTCGATCAATCTCCAGCAGATTTTATAAGAAACCATGAAGAAAGTGACTTGGATAGATTTGATGGTTTTGTACACCGCACTTTTAATAGTGAAGATTGTAAGACCTTTATGCGATCCTTGCAGCATTTAGAAAAGAAGCATGATGGTTTAGAGCACGCTTTCGCGAAAGCGTATCAAGAAAAAGCAAATTTGCAAGAAGCCATCTCCCAATTTAAAACCAGCTTTTTTGAGGTAGATCACTTGCCACGCACCCAAAAGCACGTCAGTGATCCCATGAAAAATAGCAGTGCAAAACGCATCAACATGTTCCTGCGCTGGATGGTGAGAAAAGACAATGCTGGTGTAGATTTTGGAATATGGAACTCCATTCCTATGAGTGCTTTATCACTACCATTAGATGTACATACTGGAAATGTCGCTCGCAAACTTAAACTGCTTAAACGCAAACAAAACGATGCAAAAGCCGTTGCCGAATTGGACAAAATTCTTAGAATATTTGATCCTAAAGACCCTATTAAATATGATTTTGCTCTTTTTGGATTAGGGGCTTTTAAAGAATTATAG
- a CDS encoding GAF domain-containing sensor histidine kinase — translation MTKVPLHPRELERLAYLESFHIDPKREKVLDELTELACKLTNVPKSLISIVHKDEVWFKSQKGLQLDNSPRELSFCAHATVNDGDFFYMEDVHENPDFKNLPFLKEEESIRFYAGVQLKDENNLPLGTVCVLDTKPHKLNSEQKKSLEMIADLVMRQLLLNKKNIELKEKTRLLQENNEMLKNFARVVSHDMKMPLASMILTTDLLSKKYSNQLDEDGKRYLHSIKDTAFSMSDYIDNILSHYESDQLAIDDKEEFDIYSIIEKVEEMLGLRDDIQLLFPEDNLIINSNSAAMEQVLLNLIGNSIKYNNQETIVIQVTAAITPEYYKIGVKDNGIGIPKDKQEDIFKLFTTLNQTDRSGKKGNGIGLSTVKILVDKLGGSIKCNSKINTGTTFTFTVKK, via the coding sequence ATGACTAAAGTACCCTTACATCCTCGTGAATTGGAGCGTCTTGCTTATTTAGAGTCATTTCATATCGATCCCAAACGAGAAAAGGTGCTTGATGAACTCACGGAGTTAGCTTGTAAACTTACTAATGTTCCAAAAAGTTTAATTTCTATAGTTCATAAAGATGAAGTTTGGTTCAAATCTCAAAAAGGACTTCAATTAGATAATTCCCCTAGAGAATTGAGCTTTTGTGCTCATGCAACCGTAAATGATGGTGACTTTTTCTATATGGAAGATGTTCATGAAAATCCGGACTTTAAGAATCTTCCCTTCTTAAAAGAGGAAGAAAGTATTAGATTTTATGCAGGGGTCCAGTTAAAAGATGAAAACAATTTACCTTTAGGTACCGTTTGTGTTCTAGATACTAAGCCACATAAACTAAATAGCGAACAGAAAAAGTCTCTAGAAATGATTGCAGACCTTGTAATGAGGCAGTTACTGCTCAACAAGAAAAATATAGAACTCAAAGAAAAAACAAGATTATTACAAGAAAATAATGAGATGCTCAAGAACTTTGCTAGAGTCGTGTCTCATGACATGAAAATGCCTCTAGCGAGCATGATCCTTACCACTGATCTCCTATCAAAGAAATACAGCAACCAATTGGATGAAGACGGTAAACGTTATCTTCACTCTATTAAAGACACAGCTTTTTCTATGAGTGATTACATAGATAATATTTTGAGCCATTATGAAAGTGACCAATTAGCCATCGATGATAAAGAAGAGTTTGACATTTATTCTATTATTGAAAAAGTAGAAGAAATGCTAGGTCTTAGGGATGATATACAACTCCTTTTTCCTGAAGATAATCTTATCATTAATAGCAACAGTGCTGCTATGGAACAAGTCTTATTAAACCTTATAGGAAATAGTATTAAATACAACAATCAAGAAACTATTGTTATTCAAGTTACAGCAGCTATAACGCCTGAATATTATAAAATTGGTGTGAAAGATAATGGTATAGGTATTCCAAAAGATAAACAGGAAGACATTTTTAAATTATTTACCACATTAAATCAAACAGATCGATCTGGTAAAAAAGGTAACGGTATTGGACTTTCTACCGTTAAAATTCTTGTAGATAAACTAGGTGGGTCCATCAAATGTAATTCAAAAATCAACACTGGAACAACTTTTACATTTACCGTTAAAAAATAA